A window from Ardenticatena maritima encodes these proteins:
- a CDS encoding alpha-amylase family glycosyl hydrolase, with the protein MASSSVWRFRWTFFILSLLALAFLLPFVVQAAATPHPDPITTAATAPTTAWCLAGDFNSWNNASTPLYDDGTHGDLIPGDGVFSRDETIATAGRYEFKIVECGNWSNAYPSQNAWLYTASDNRTVKFTFDTNDHSTDAGMPWGPTQNIVNVWDDTPTTYTAVGDWQGWNNSDPATALTSLGNGIYYLTYTIASPGTYMAKIVQTGSWNEQFVQDGRAKDGSPVNFTTSAPNETVVFVLNVRTGRWFVAPNGSSSGNWCLAGDFNSWDNASTPLYDDGTHGDLLGGDGIFSLDVTIPTAGRYEWKVVECGNWSNTYPAQNAWLSTASDNRTVKFTFDTNDHSADAGVALLPTQNIVNAWDDAPTTYTAVGDFQGWNNSDPATALTHHGNGWHTLMYTITTAGAYIGKVTSTGSWDAFGADGRSKDAANIAFSTTSDNQPVLFVLDAQEGRVNILPQGGGTTPPPTPSGACSSGAAHDGDIWWNDLGHNSRDTLYRVPGGAVTTGVTVTLRLRAACGDLTEALVRIWNDRLDAEQVLPMQKVLESGQYEWWELSLPVGNQPTIYWYRFIVKDGGTTAYYEDDDARTGGWGQTYATSPDNSWQLTVYDPAFQTPDWVKNAVIYQIFPDRFRDGDPTNNPPAGRFFYDEPDGTIVRSGGADWNTPICDPRDANECPGKWSQNFYGGDLEGIRQKLDYLQSLGITAIYLNPIFESPSNHKYDTTDYSQISQDFGDLQTFISLTQEAHARGIKVILDGVFNHTSSDSIYFDRYHRYPAPDGACESETSPYRDWYFFRPAAVAGTGACAGDTDYEAWFGYDSLPKLNSAMTDVRQLIWDSPNAIARYWLQWADGWRLDVAGDVDPGVTNDPTNDYWEGFRAAVRDANPDAYIVGEEWGLATAWTLGNEWDATMNYQFGSALLSFWRDEPFVDNDHNSASSAGVLTPLTPSELNERLLNLQERYPPEAFYAMMNLLDSHDTNRALFMLDHNTDLNDSTLYDDPNYDWSDAITRLKGVALLQMTLPGAPTIYYGDEVGLVGPVTFDGSTWQDDPYNRVPFPWLDESGTPFYAHLQSQASQDALRTYYQTLIAARNAHPALRVGSFDPLLTDDAANVYAFGRKLPDHSDAAVVVVNRATVTQTVTVTVSGYLPIGAVFEDVLSGNTYTVDANGRLVVANVPPMSGAVLVATSALAPAPAPVSDLAVVAEQSHQLVLAWSAVANADEYDVYRSELSGGGYTFITTTTATRFTDTNLTNAKTYYYVVVARNSATGLESGYSNEAAGTPHHDLSSAWFNLQWPYEITHTISALTPTESIYGQLWIDGATGPNGPADGIWAQVGFGPLGEPPTSTLWTWFDMSYNAAVGNNDEYVGTLLPETVGEFVYTTRWSSDGGRTWFYADRNGPGYNEADAGRLHVIPSADTTPPAAPAALWVVATTPGSITIGWSAVTDTDLVGYEIYRAEGVNAPPLTTFTRLARVNAAATTYTDTAVTTGSTYHYYVLAYDTSFNRSAPSNVVSATAEARPVTVHVVVTVPDYTPGTVYFSRVVNADGTLGGWEPAGVPLTKVNTTTWTTDLTLLDGTKVEYKFTRGTWETVEKAADGNTEIANRTFTVAYGSTGEMTVTASVANWRDPLVVAHEPAANAVDVPVTTTIRVQWNQAIVSDTLALTLEGPGGVVSGTATLDAATNTVIFTPSMRLQGGTPYTVTVAGQVDAGGDVQQVPTIWTFTTRAYRLFLPLLFRQAP; encoded by the coding sequence ATGGCATCCTCATCTGTTTGGCGCTTCCGTTGGACGTTCTTCATCCTGTCCTTGCTTGCTCTTGCGTTTCTCTTGCCGTTTGTTGTGCAAGCCGCTGCGACGCCACACCCCGACCCCATCACCACAGCGGCGACCGCCCCCACAACTGCCTGGTGTCTGGCGGGCGACTTCAACAGTTGGAACAACGCCAGCACTCCGCTCTACGACGACGGCACACATGGCGACCTCATCCCCGGCGACGGCGTTTTTTCGCGTGATGAAACCATCGCCACCGCCGGCCGCTATGAGTTCAAAATTGTGGAATGCGGCAATTGGAGCAATGCATACCCCTCACAAAACGCCTGGCTCTACACCGCGAGCGACAACCGCACCGTCAAATTCACCTTCGACACCAACGACCACAGCACCGACGCCGGCATGCCCTGGGGTCCCACGCAAAACATCGTCAACGTCTGGGACGACACGCCGACCACCTACACCGCCGTGGGCGACTGGCAAGGCTGGAACAACAGCGACCCCGCCACCGCGCTCACCAGCCTGGGCAACGGCATCTACTACCTGACCTACACCATCGCCAGCCCCGGCACCTACATGGCGAAAATCGTGCAAACCGGCTCGTGGAACGAGCAATTTGTGCAAGACGGGCGCGCCAAAGATGGTTCTCCCGTCAATTTCACCACATCCGCGCCCAATGAAACGGTCGTCTTCGTGCTGAATGTGCGCACCGGGCGCTGGTTTGTCGCGCCGAACGGGAGCAGCAGCGGCAATTGGTGTCTGGCGGGCGACTTCAACAGTTGGGACAACGCCAGCACCCCGCTCTACGACGACGGCACGCATGGCGACCTGCTCGGCGGCGACGGCATTTTCAGCCTCGACGTCACCATCCCCACCGCCGGGCGCTACGAGTGGAAGGTGGTTGAGTGCGGCAATTGGTCGAACACCTACCCCGCACAAAACGCCTGGCTCTCCACCGCGAGCGACAACCGCACCGTCAAATTCACCTTCGACACCAACGACCACAGCGCCGACGCCGGCGTTGCGCTCTTGCCGACGCAAAACATCGTCAACGCCTGGGACGACGCTCCGACCACCTACACCGCCGTGGGCGATTTCCAGGGCTGGAACAACAGCGACCCCGCCACGGCGCTCACCCACCACGGCAACGGCTGGCACACGCTCATGTACACCATCACCACCGCCGGCGCGTACATCGGCAAAGTGACCAGCACCGGCTCGTGGGACGCCTTTGGCGCTGACGGGCGCTCCAAAGACGCCGCCAACATCGCCTTTTCGACCACGAGCGACAACCAACCCGTGCTCTTCGTGCTGGACGCGCAGGAAGGGCGCGTGAACATCCTGCCCCAAGGCGGTGGAACCACGCCGCCCCCCACACCGTCGGGCGCGTGCAGTAGCGGCGCCGCCCATGACGGCGACATCTGGTGGAACGACCTGGGGCACAACAGCCGCGACACGCTCTACCGCGTGCCGGGCGGGGCTGTCACCACCGGCGTGACGGTCACCCTGCGCTTGCGCGCCGCATGCGGCGACCTGACGGAAGCCCTTGTGCGCATTTGGAACGACCGCCTCGACGCCGAACAGGTGTTGCCCATGCAAAAAGTGCTTGAAAGTGGGCAATACGAATGGTGGGAACTCTCCTTGCCCGTGGGCAACCAACCCACGATTTACTGGTATCGCTTCATCGTCAAGGACGGCGGCACAACCGCCTACTACGAAGACGACGACGCCCGTACCGGCGGTTGGGGGCAAACCTACGCCACCAGCCCCGACAACTCCTGGCAACTCACCGTGTACGACCCCGCTTTCCAGACGCCCGATTGGGTGAAGAACGCCGTCATCTACCAGATTTTCCCCGACCGCTTCCGTGACGGCGACCCCACCAACAACCCACCCGCCGGGCGCTTCTTCTACGACGAGCCGGACGGCACGATTGTGCGCTCAGGCGGCGCGGACTGGAACACGCCCATTTGCGACCCGCGCGACGCCAACGAGTGCCCCGGCAAGTGGAGCCAGAACTTCTACGGCGGCGACCTCGAAGGCATTCGCCAAAAACTCGACTACCTGCAAAGCCTGGGGATTACGGCGATTTACCTCAACCCCATTTTTGAATCGCCGTCCAACCACAAGTACGACACCACCGATTACAGCCAGATTTCGCAGGACTTCGGCGACCTGCAAACCTTCATCTCGCTGACGCAAGAAGCCCACGCACGGGGCATCAAGGTCATTCTGGATGGGGTGTTCAACCACACCTCTTCCGACAGCATCTATTTCGACCGCTACCACCGCTACCCCGCGCCTGACGGGGCGTGCGAAAGCGAAACCAGCCCCTACCGCGATTGGTACTTCTTCCGCCCGGCGGCGGTTGCCGGCACAGGCGCATGCGCCGGCGATACGGACTACGAAGCCTGGTTCGGCTACGATAGCCTGCCCAAACTCAACAGCGCGATGACAGACGTGCGCCAACTGATTTGGGATAGCCCCAACGCCATCGCCCGCTACTGGTTGCAGTGGGCGGACGGCTGGCGGCTCGACGTGGCGGGCGACGTGGACCCCGGCGTCACCAACGACCCGACCAACGATTATTGGGAAGGCTTCCGCGCCGCCGTGCGTGACGCCAACCCCGACGCCTACATCGTGGGCGAGGAATGGGGGCTGGCGACCGCCTGGACGCTCGGCAACGAATGGGACGCCACGATGAACTACCAGTTCGGCTCGGCGCTGCTCTCCTTCTGGCGTGATGAGCCGTTTGTGGACAACGACCACAACAGCGCCTCATCGGCGGGCGTGCTCACCCCGTTGACCCCGTCCGAACTGAACGAGCGCCTGCTCAACCTGCAAGAACGCTACCCGCCCGAAGCGTTCTACGCCATGATGAACCTGCTCGACAGCCACGACACCAACCGCGCGCTCTTCATGCTCGACCACAACACCGACCTGAACGATAGCACGCTCTACGACGACCCCAACTACGATTGGAGCGACGCCATCACGCGTTTGAAGGGGGTGGCGCTCCTGCAAATGACCCTGCCCGGCGCGCCCACGATTTACTACGGCGATGAGGTCGGGCTGGTGGGACCGGTGACGTTCGACGGTTCAACCTGGCAAGACGACCCCTACAACCGCGTGCCGTTCCCCTGGCTGGATGAAAGCGGCACGCCGTTCTACGCCCACCTGCAAAGCCAGGCGTCGCAAGACGCCCTGCGCACCTACTACCAGACGCTGATTGCCGCCCGCAACGCCCACCCGGCTTTGCGCGTCGGCTCGTTCGACCCGCTGCTGACCGATGACGCGGCGAACGTCTATGCCTTCGGGCGCAAACTGCCCGACCATTCGGACGCCGCCGTGGTGGTGGTGAACCGCGCCACGGTGACGCAGACGGTGACGGTCACGGTGAGCGGCTATCTGCCCATTGGGGCGGTGTTTGAGGACGTGCTGAGCGGCAACACTTACACGGTGGACGCCAACGGTCGCCTGGTGGTCGCCAATGTGCCGCCCATGAGCGGCGCGGTGCTTGTCGCCACAAGCGCGCTGGCACCAGCGCCCGCCCCCGTGTCAGACCTGGCGGTGGTGGCGGAACAAAGCCACCAACTGGTGCTCGCATGGAGCGCCGTCGCCAACGCCGATGAATACGACGTGTACCGCAGTGAATTGAGCGGCGGCGGCTACACCTTCATCACGACGACGACCGCCACACGCTTCACCGATACCAACCTGACCAACGCCAAAACCTACTACTACGTGGTGGTCGCCCGCAACAGCGCCACCGGGCTGGAAAGCGGCTATTCCAACGAAGCCGCCGGCACCCCCCACCACGACCTGAGCAGCGCCTGGTTCAACCTGCAATGGCCCTACGAAATCACGCACACCATCAGCGCCCTGACGCCCACCGAAAGCATCTACGGGCAACTCTGGATTGACGGGGCGACCGGTCCCAACGGTCCCGCCGACGGCATTTGGGCGCAGGTGGGCTTCGGACCGCTCGGCGAGCCCCCCACCAGCACGCTCTGGACCTGGTTCGACATGAGTTATAACGCCGCCGTGGGGAACAATGATGAATACGTCGGCACGCTGCTGCCTGAAACGGTGGGCGAGTTCGTCTACACCACCCGCTGGAGCAGTGACGGCGGGCGCACCTGGTTCTACGCCGACCGCAACGGTCCCGGCTACAACGAAGCCGACGCCGGGCGTCTGCATGTGATTCCCTCGGCGGATACGACGCCGCCCGCTGCACCCGCCGCGCTTTGGGTAGTGGCGACCACGCCGGGGAGCATCACGATTGGGTGGTCCGCCGTGACGGACACCGACCTTGTCGGCTATGAAATCTACCGCGCCGAAGGCGTCAACGCGCCGCCGCTCACCACCTTCACACGGCTGGCACGGGTGAACGCCGCCGCGACCACCTACACCGACACCGCCGTCACCACGGGAAGCACCTACCACTACTACGTGCTGGCGTACGATACGTCGTTCAACCGCTCCGCGCCTTCCAACGTGGTCAGCGCCACCGCCGAAGCGCGCCCGGTGACGGTGCATGTGGTTGTCACCGTGCCCGACTACACGCCCGGCACGGTGTACTTCTCGCGCGTGGTCAACGCCGACGGCACACTTGGGGGATGGGAGCCGGCGGGCGTCCCGCTGACGAAGGTGAACACCACCACCTGGACGACCGACCTGACGTTGCTGGACGGCACCAAGGTGGAATACAAGTTCACCCGCGGCACATGGGAAACGGTGGAGAAAGCCGCCGACGGCAACACTGAAATCGCCAACCGCACGTTCACCGTCGCCTACGGGAGCACCGGCGAGATGACGGTCACCGCCAGCGTCGCCAACTGGCGCGACCCGCTGGTGGTGGCGCACGAACCGGCAGCCAACGCCGTGGACGTGCCCGTCACAACCACCATCCGCGTCCAGTGGAACCAGGCGATTGTGAGCGACACCCTCGCGCTGACGCTGGAAGGACCGGGCGGCGTGGTCAGCGGCACAGCCACACTCGACGCCGCGACCAACACGGTCATCTTCACGCCCAGCATGCGCCTGCAAGGCGGCACGCCCTACACGGTCACCGTCGCCGGCCAGGTGGACGCGGGGGGCGACGTGCAACAAGTGCCCACCATCTGGACATTCACAACACGCGCGTACCGGCTCTTCCTGCCGCTCCTCTTCCGCCAAGCCCCATAA